In one window of Polynucleobacter sp. AM-7D1 DNA:
- a CDS encoding DNA cytosine methyltransferase, which yields MSSSKKPLVISLFSGAGGMDLGFEAAGFEIAVAVELDGSCCDTLRQNRPNTPLIQGDISTLKTGEILKAAKLKPLEAALVIGGPPCQSFSLAGKRLGMDEPRGRLVLDFIRVVRESLPVAFVMENVKGMQNWHHGEALRAIEEAIAEPILYKRKKYQYQIKHKVLNAAEFGAPQFRERIFLVGNRIEVDFRFPQPTHGVASKQGKLFMESNLKPYVTVANAIEGLPKADEPSETAKRVSKTIKARIVKHGY from the coding sequence ATGTCCTCCTCAAAGAAACCTCTTGTGATTAGTCTTTTTTCGGGGGCAGGTGGCATGGATCTCGGCTTTGAAGCTGCAGGATTTGAAATTGCTGTAGCAGTAGAGCTTGATGGAAGTTGTTGCGATACGCTTAGACAGAATAGACCAAATACCCCTTTGATTCAAGGAGATATATCTACATTAAAAACAGGTGAGATTCTAAAGGCTGCAAAGTTAAAACCGCTAGAAGCAGCTTTAGTAATTGGTGGGCCACCATGTCAAAGTTTCAGCCTTGCTGGCAAGAGACTTGGCATGGATGAGCCTAGAGGTAGATTAGTGCTTGATTTTATAAGAGTTGTTAGGGAATCGCTACCAGTTGCATTTGTAATGGAAAATGTAAAAGGTATGCAAAATTGGCATCATGGAGAAGCTCTTCGAGCAATCGAAGAGGCAATTGCAGAACCAATTCTCTATAAGCGAAAAAAATATCAATATCAGATAAAACACAAGGTACTGAATGCAGCAGAGTTTGGCGCCCCTCAATTTCGTGAGCGCATTTTTCTAGTTGGCAATAGAATCGAGGTGGACTTCAGGTTTCCGCAGCCAACACATGGTGTTGCCTCAAAACAAGGCAAGTTATTTATGGAGTCTAATCTAAAGCCATACGTAACAGTTGCAAATGCTATTGAGGGGCTACCAAAAGCTGATGAACCTTCAGAAACCGCAAAAAGAGTTTCAAAAACTATTAAAGCGAGAATAGTTAAACATGGCTATTAA
- a CDS encoding DNA cytosine methyltransferase, producing MAIKNHQQTAHSPSTLKKIKKVRSGQKLSDTEQTFGSTYRRLNPNKPSPTVTRSGYRDFIHPNEDRMLTVRELACLQTFPLNWEFKGVRLDSYSSKRKTTMTQFGQVGNAVPPLLAEAVATEIYLQIFDKKNVK from the coding sequence ATGGCTATTAAAAATCATCAGCAAACTGCGCACTCTCCATCAACATTAAAGAAAATAAAAAAGGTTCGGTCAGGCCAAAAACTGAGTGATACAGAGCAAACATTTGGTTCAACATATAGAAGGCTTAACCCGAATAAACCTTCGCCCACAGTAACAAGAAGTGGCTATAGAGATTTTATACATCCAAATGAAGATAGGATGCTTACAGTTAGAGAGCTAGCGTGTTTGCAGACTTTCCCTTTAAATTGGGAATTCAAAGGCGTTCGGCTCGACTCATATAGCAGCAAAAGAAAGACAACCATGACCCAGTTTGGTCAAGTAGGAAATGCAGTTCCTCCATTGTTAGCTGAAGCGGTTGCAACAGAAATCTATTTGCAAATTTTTGATAAAAAAAATGTTAAGTAA
- a CDS encoding AvaI/BsoBI family type II restriction endonuclease, producing the protein MLSKIINSSKDLETTHAATRSGFLEMALRKNREAAPYLDEARALHAIAQQYNGPEKLAKDPKVRGPLSEASGISSKANSYLSEKDIDEIIKEFITKFLAPAGEKFADEIVYRFLLAKGDSLGGRMRNIAGAIAGEKFTRFLIANLRNSQIDFEYLLKDSSRWQKASKVTQDDLISIKMIRWTNINGSGRQIIYNTKVPIVDKNIDITMFKKFVPITKPELKTFLASANNYLALGELKGGIDPAGADEHWKTANTALQRIRNSFNKAGNPVKTFFVGGAIEASMAQEIFNQVQKLELSKAANLTNEDQLAALCGWLIEL; encoded by the coding sequence ATGTTAAGTAAAATAATAAATTCGTCAAAAGATCTTGAAACCACGCATGCGGCAACAAGAAGCGGGTTTCTGGAAATGGCTTTAAGAAAAAATCGGGAGGCAGCTCCTTATCTCGATGAAGCTAGAGCCCTGCATGCCATCGCGCAACAATATAATGGTCCGGAAAAATTAGCTAAAGATCCGAAGGTTAGAGGGCCCCTCTCTGAGGCATCGGGCATCTCAAGCAAGGCTAATAGTTATCTTAGCGAAAAAGATATTGATGAAATCATTAAAGAGTTCATCACGAAATTTTTAGCACCAGCAGGTGAAAAATTTGCGGATGAGATTGTTTATCGTTTTTTATTAGCCAAAGGCGACTCTCTAGGCGGCAGAATGAGGAATATCGCCGGAGCAATTGCTGGTGAAAAATTTACTAGGTTCTTAATAGCAAATTTAAGAAATTCTCAGATTGACTTTGAGTACCTATTAAAAGATAGTTCCAGATGGCAAAAGGCATCAAAGGTCACGCAAGATGATTTAATTTCTATAAAAATGATTCGTTGGACCAATATTAATGGGTCTGGACGTCAAATTATCTATAACACCAAGGTTCCAATTGTTGATAAAAATATAGATATAACTATGTTTAAAAAATTTGTCCCAATAACAAAACCAGAGCTGAAAACTTTTCTTGCAAGTGCAAATAATTATTTGGCATTGGGCGAGCTAAAAGGCGGAATTGACCCTGCTGGGGCAGATGAGCATTGGAAAACAGCTAACACTGCACTTCAGAGGATAAGAAATTCATTCAATAAAGCCGGCAACCCTGTAAAAACATTCTTTGTTGGTGGTGCCATAGAAGCAAGTATGGCTCAAGAGATCTTCAATCAAGTTCAAAAATTAGAATTGAGTAAAGCTGCAAATTTGACCAATGAAGATCAACTTGCAGCATTATGTGGGTGGCTAATTGAGCTTTGA
- the adk gene encoding adenylate kinase translates to MRLILLGAPGAGKGTQAQFICEKFAIPQISTGDMLRAAVKAGTELGIAAKKIMDAGGLVSDDIIIGLVKDRLTQPDCSKGYLFDGFPRTIPQAQAMKDAGVPIDYVLEIDVPFDAIIDRMSGRRVHPASGRTYHITFNPPKVEGKDDVTGEDLIQRDDDKEETVRKRLQVYDDQTRPLVEYYSTWATQSNPADKVKAPAYRKVSGTGNVDDITASIFAELK, encoded by the coding sequence ATGCGGTTAATTCTGCTCGGTGCACCAGGTGCTGGCAAAGGAACACAAGCTCAGTTCATTTGCGAAAAATTTGCCATTCCACAAATCTCGACAGGAGATATGTTGCGCGCTGCTGTTAAGGCTGGAACTGAACTTGGCATTGCTGCTAAAAAAATTATGGATGCCGGCGGCCTCGTTTCTGACGACATCATCATTGGTTTAGTAAAAGATCGTTTAACTCAACCTGATTGCAGCAAGGGTTATTTGTTTGATGGTTTTCCAAGAACCATTCCTCAAGCGCAAGCCATGAAAGATGCGGGTGTGCCAATCGATTATGTTTTAGAAATCGACGTGCCTTTTGATGCCATCATAGATCGCATGAGCGGTCGTCGCGTTCACCCAGCATCAGGCCGTACTTATCACATCACATTCAACCCACCAAAGGTTGAAGGCAAAGACGACGTAACTGGTGAAGATTTAATTCAGCGTGATGATGACAAAGAAGAAACCGTTCGCAAACGCTTGCAGGTATACGACGACCAGACTCGCCCGTTAGTGGAGTACTACTCTACTTGGGCAACTCAAAGTAATCCCGCCGATAAAGTGAAGGCTCCCGCCTACCGCAAGGTCAGCGGTACCGGTAACGTTGATGACATTACTGCTTCTATTTTTGCAGAATTAAAGTAG